From one Butyricimonas faecihominis genomic stretch:
- a CDS encoding glycosyltransferase family 2 protein → MTQFLQYLFWISIIIVFYTYIGYGILLYILVKIKEKLHPEQPLTLPEPLPDVTLLIAAYNEEKIIKAKMDNCATLDYPKDKLHVIWVTDGSTDSTNMLLATYPNVTVLFSPERRGKTAALNRAMPFIKTSYTIFTDANTMLNVGSIKEIMTCFTNPKTGCVAGEKRIENKDKDNAVSGGEGFYWRYESKLKAWDSKLYSAVGAAGELFAIRTELFNPMPEDTLLDDFILSLRIAMQGYKIAYCDKAYAIESGSADMHEEQKRKVRIAAGGLQSIARLKGLLNLFKYGTLSFQYISHRVLRWSVTPALLFLLFPLNLILVIAQGASLYKIIIILQIIFYVLACLGAIMAKKQIKIKILFIPYYFMFMNLNVLKALFYLKKHKGKGTWEKAKRG, encoded by the coding sequence ATGACACAATTTCTTCAATACCTATTCTGGATTTCCATTATTATCGTATTCTACACATACATCGGATACGGAATCCTATTATACATCCTTGTCAAAATCAAAGAAAAACTCCACCCGGAACAGCCATTAACACTTCCGGAACCTCTTCCCGATGTTACGCTACTTATCGCAGCTTACAACGAAGAAAAGATCATCAAAGCAAAAATGGATAACTGTGCGACTCTCGATTACCCGAAAGACAAGTTACACGTGATCTGGGTTACCGACGGTTCCACCGATTCAACAAATATGTTATTGGCCACATACCCGAACGTAACGGTTCTCTTTTCCCCCGAGCGCAGAGGAAAGACGGCAGCCCTGAACCGGGCAATGCCATTTATTAAAACATCATACACGATTTTCACAGATGCCAACACGATGCTCAACGTGGGATCGATAAAAGAAATTATGACTTGTTTCACCAATCCTAAAACGGGGTGCGTGGCCGGGGAGAAACGTATCGAAAACAAGGACAAAGACAACGCTGTTTCAGGTGGAGAAGGTTTTTACTGGCGCTACGAATCAAAATTAAAAGCGTGGGATTCCAAGTTGTACTCGGCAGTAGGAGCTGCAGGGGAATTATTCGCCATCCGTACGGAATTATTCAACCCCATGCCCGAAGACACTTTACTGGATGACTTTATTCTCTCGCTACGAATTGCCATGCAAGGTTATAAAATTGCCTATTGCGACAAGGCCTACGCCATTGAATCCGGCTCCGCGGATATGCACGAAGAACAAAAACGCAAAGTACGCATTGCAGCAGGGGGCTTACAATCTATCGCTCGGCTAAAAGGACTACTCAACCTGTTCAAATATGGCACCCTCTCCTTTCAATATATATCACACCGGGTACTACGCTGGTCGGTTACGCCCGCTCTATTATTCCTACTATTCCCGTTGAATTTGATTCTCGTCATTGCACAGGGAGCATCCCTCTACAAGATCATAATCATCCTACAAATTATCTTTTACGTTCTAGCTTGTCTCGGGGCTATTATGGCCAAAAAACAGATAAAAATAAAGATTCTATTTATCCCTTACTACTTCATGTTCATGAATTTAAACGTGTTGAAAGCACTTTTCTATCTGAAAAAACACAAGGGTAAAGGAACTTGGGAAAAAGCGAAAAGAGGATAA
- a CDS encoding UDP-glucuronic acid decarboxylase family protein produces the protein MKCVLVTGGAGFLGSHLCDRLIESGNYVICLDNFFTGSKENIQHLVGNPNFELEERDIIWPYMKGVDEIYNLACPASPVHYQYDPIKTINTSVFGAVNMLELAKGVKAKLLQGSTSEVYGDPVKHPQTEEYWGNVNPIGLRSCYDEGKRCAETLCMDYHRQAGVVVKIIRIFNTYGPRMAQNDGRVVSNFIVNALQGKDIEIYGDGTQTRSFQYVDDLIDGMIRMMATEDNFTGPVNLGNPGEFTMLELANLVLELTGSKSRIVFGTLPEDDPRKRRPDITLARMKLSWQPMIPLRDGLVKTIDYFKSQL, from the coding sequence ATGAAGTGTGTATTAGTGACTGGCGGAGCTGGTTTTTTAGGGTCACATTTATGTGATCGATTAATAGAATCAGGTAATTATGTGATTTGTTTAGACAATTTTTTTACCGGTTCGAAGGAAAATATTCAACATTTGGTAGGTAATCCTAATTTTGAATTGGAGGAACGGGATATTATCTGGCCTTATATGAAGGGAGTGGATGAGATTTATAATCTGGCTTGTCCGGCATCTCCGGTACACTATCAATATGACCCGATAAAAACTATAAATACCTCTGTTTTTGGTGCGGTAAATATGTTGGAATTGGCGAAAGGGGTTAAGGCAAAGTTGTTACAGGGGTCTACGAGTGAGGTTTATGGTGATCCAGTGAAACATCCGCAAACTGAAGAATACTGGGGAAACGTGAATCCTATCGGGCTGCGTTCTTGTTATGATGAAGGAAAGAGATGTGCGGAGACATTGTGCATGGATTATCACCGTCAGGCCGGGGTTGTGGTGAAAATTATTCGTATATTTAATACTTACGGACCTCGTATGGCTCAGAATGATGGGCGCGTGGTATCGAATTTTATCGTGAATGCCTTACAAGGAAAAGATATTGAGATTTATGGTGATGGAACCCAGACACGAAGTTTTCAATACGTGGATGATTTAATCGATGGTATGATTAGAATGATGGCCACGGAGGATAATTTTACTGGTCCGGTGAATCTTGGTAATCCCGGGGAATTCACGATGTTGGAACTGGCAAATTTGGTATTGGAGTTGACAGGGTCAAAGTCCCGAATCGTGTTTGGAACACTTCCGGAAGATGATCCTAGGAAGCGCAGGCCGGATATAACGTTAGCTAGAATGAAGTTAAGCTGGCAGCCGATGATCCCTTTGCGGGATGGGTTGGTGAAAACGATAGATTATTTTAAGTCTCAATTGTAA
- a CDS encoding ABC-F family ATP-binding cassette domain-containing protein, which yields MITVSDLEIQFGKRTLFRDVNLKFTPGNCYGVIGANGAGKSTFLRILSGDLEPTRGTVMFGPGERLSVLKQDHFAYDECTVLDTVLQGHSSLWKVMQEKNAIYMKEDFSDEDGIRAAELEEQFAGMDGWNAESDAANLLSGLGIKEDLHYSLMKDISGKQKVRVLLAQALFGKPDNLLLDEPTNDLDLETVMWLENYLANYENTVLVVSHDRHFLDSVCTHSVDIDFGKIQLFAGNYSFWYESSQLALRQAQAKNKKAEEKKKELQEFISRFSANVAKSKQTTSRKKMLEKLNVEEILPSTRKYPGIIFTPEREVGDRILDVRNLSKSIEGQTLFRDVEFTVEKGDKIAFLSRDPRAMTALLEILAGNEKPDTGSFTWGVTITNAYLPLDNSAYFQTDMTLVEWLGQYSADTSETFLRGFLGKMLFSGEDIYKRVKVLSGGEKMRCMIAKMMLTNANVLLLDSPANHLDLESIQAFNNTLVAFKGIVLMNSHDHEIIQTVCNRIIELTPKGMIDKRMDFDDYITSDKIKEQLNQMY from the coding sequence ATGATTACAGTTTCGGATTTAGAGATTCAGTTTGGGAAGAGAACTTTGTTCCGGGATGTGAATTTGAAGTTTACACCGGGGAATTGTTATGGAGTAATAGGTGCCAATGGTGCCGGGAAATCTACGTTCTTGAGAATATTGAGTGGCGATTTGGAGCCAACGCGGGGAACCGTGATGTTCGGACCGGGAGAACGGTTGTCGGTATTGAAACAGGACCACTTTGCTTATGACGAGTGTACGGTTTTGGATACCGTGTTACAGGGACACTCCTCTTTGTGGAAGGTGATGCAGGAGAAGAATGCGATATACATGAAGGAGGATTTCTCGGATGAGGACGGGATTCGGGCTGCCGAACTGGAAGAGCAGTTTGCCGGGATGGACGGATGGAATGCGGAGAGTGATGCGGCGAACTTGTTGAGTGGATTAGGTATTAAGGAAGATTTGCATTATTCCTTGATGAAAGATATAAGTGGAAAGCAGAAAGTACGGGTTTTGTTAGCTCAGGCCCTATTCGGGAAACCGGATAACTTGTTATTGGACGAGCCCACGAATGATTTGGACTTGGAGACGGTTATGTGGTTGGAAAATTATCTGGCCAATTACGAGAACACGGTCTTAGTGGTATCGCATGACCGGCATTTTCTGGATTCCGTGTGTACACATTCGGTAGATATTGATTTTGGTAAGATTCAGTTATTTGCCGGTAACTATAGTTTTTGGTATGAGTCGAGCCAGTTAGCTTTGCGTCAGGCTCAAGCTAAGAATAAGAAGGCGGAGGAGAAGAAGAAAGAGTTACAGGAGTTTATTTCCCGCTTTAGTGCTAACGTGGCAAAGTCAAAGCAAACCACGAGCCGTAAGAAAATGTTGGAGAAATTGAATGTAGAGGAGATTTTACCTTCTACCCGGAAATACCCCGGGATTATCTTTACCCCGGAACGGGAAGTGGGTGACCGGATTTTGGATGTTCGTAATTTGAGTAAATCTATCGAAGGACAGACCTTATTCCGTGATGTGGAGTTTACCGTGGAGAAAGGGGATAAAATTGCCTTCCTGTCACGTGATCCGAGAGCGATGACTGCCTTGTTGGAGATCCTTGCTGGGAATGAAAAACCGGATACGGGTAGTTTCACGTGGGGAGTAACGATCACGAATGCCTATCTTCCGTTGGATAATTCAGCTTATTTCCAGACGGATATGACTCTGGTAGAATGGTTGGGACAGTACTCTGCAGATACAAGTGAAACGTTTTTGAGAGGATTCCTCGGGAAAATGTTATTTTCCGGGGAGGATATTTACAAACGGGTGAAAGTTTTATCCGGGGGAGAGAAGATGCGTTGTATGATAGCCAAGATGATGTTGACAAATGCGAATGTCTTGTTATTGGATTCTCCGGCCAATCACTTGGATTTGGAATCCATTCAGGCTTTTAATAATACATTGGTGGCGTTTAAAGGAATCGTTTTAATGAATTCTCATGACCATGAGATCATCCAAACCGTTTGTAACCGGATCATAGAATTAACACCTAAAGGGATGATAGACAAGCGAATGGATTTTGATGATTATATCACGAGTGATAAGATTAAAGAACAATTGAATCAGATGTACTGA
- the rfbD gene encoding dTDP-4-dehydrorhamnose reductase: protein MANILITGANGQLGTELRNRSFSLLDDVFYTDVEELDITNFKAICAFIETHDIDTIINCAAYTAVDQAEDDEEKAMKLNRDAVANLANAAVKLDCLLVHISTDYVFDGTSDHPYTEKDATNPQSVYGRTKLEGEQAIKKSGCLYIIIRTAWLYSGYGHNFVKTISRLASEWDELNVVNDQWGTPTYAGDLAEAIISIMERDDLPELEGVYHFTNEGACTWYDFAKEIVAITGANCKVNPVTTEEYPSKVKRPAYSILDKTKIKETFNLEIRDWREALKSCMATF from the coding sequence ATGGCGAATATATTGATCACGGGTGCGAATGGACAGTTAGGTACAGAGTTGAGAAATCGTAGCTTTTCTTTGCTGGATGACGTGTTTTACACGGATGTTGAAGAATTGGATATAACGAATTTTAAGGCGATATGTGCCTTTATTGAGACGCATGATATTGACACGATCATTAATTGTGCTGCATACACGGCTGTCGACCAAGCAGAAGACGATGAGGAAAAAGCGATGAAATTGAATCGTGATGCCGTGGCTAACTTGGCCAATGCTGCCGTGAAACTGGATTGTCTGCTGGTCCATATCTCGACAGATTACGTGTTTGACGGGACATCGGATCATCCTTATACGGAAAAAGATGCTACAAATCCGCAGAGCGTGTACGGGAGAACAAAATTGGAAGGAGAACAGGCTATCAAAAAATCGGGATGTCTGTATATTATTATCCGTACAGCTTGGCTGTACTCCGGGTATGGACATAATTTCGTGAAAACAATATCCCGTTTGGCTTCTGAGTGGGACGAGTTGAACGTGGTGAACGATCAGTGGGGAACGCCGACTTATGCGGGGGATCTGGCCGAGGCTATTATTAGCATTATGGAACGGGATGATCTCCCGGAATTGGAGGGGGTATATCACTTTACGAATGAAGGTGCTTGTACGTGGTATGATTTTGCCAAAGAAATCGTGGCGATTACAGGGGCAAATTGTAAAGTGAACCCAGTGACAACCGAGGAATATCCTTCTAAAGTAAAAAGACCTGCTTATTCAATTTTGGATAAGACAAAAATTAAGGAGACTTTCAATTTGGAGATCCGGGATTGGAGAGAAGCATTAAAAAGTTGCATGGCAACTTTTTAA
- a CDS encoding polysaccharide biosynthesis protein codes for MKNYLFGPNGLATKIVHTRYLSRWIVMGIDVVLSTLVTVFAYWLIRFVREEPIVWSWVAYLALLAAVISALAFAILHAHRVVMRFTTLRETWRLGIAMALKVIILYPLIHVFYPQVSNERLILGALLDMMTTTVVLVSVRVVLVSLYDFLKVRLHGEQKRVLIFGMDDCSASLSTAVSNSFLPSYKVTGYLTIGKRYKHYRLSGESVYFITGEEGFNRLVKRLRVDGIVFPNYRTAQEEQKRLVHYCQKLGLEMLVLPSVEEMSDGQLPRPQMKEIRLEELLGRDEIKINMKEIAEGLEGKVVMVTGAAGSIGSELCRQLTRFNIKQLIFLDSAETPMHNIQLEFTDKFPNTSFVPVIGDVRSLDRMDFVFRNYHPQVVFHAAAYKHVPLMESNPCEAVRVNVFGTMNVADHAVKYGVERFVMVSTDKAVNPTNIMGASKRLAEIYVQSLSVAIRDGLQVGTTRFITTRFGNVLGSNGSVIPRFREQIRNGGPVTVTHPDIIRYFMTIPEACRLVMEAGTMGMGGEIYIFEMGRPVKIADMARRMIELSGFDPDKEISIIYTGLRPGEKLYEELLSNKENTLPTAHTKIRVAKVREYNYFDVVNELNKLNELAARVNIPEMVKMMKDIVPEFVSRNSEFEKYDKESVS; via the coding sequence ATGAAAAATTATTTATTTGGACCGAATGGATTAGCTACCAAGATAGTACACACGAGATACCTGAGTCGCTGGATCGTGATGGGGATTGACGTTGTGCTTTCAACTTTGGTAACGGTTTTTGCTTACTGGCTTATCCGGTTTGTCAGGGAAGAACCTATTGTTTGGTCGTGGGTTGCATATTTGGCATTATTGGCGGCGGTCATTAGTGCTTTGGCATTTGCCATATTACATGCTCATCGTGTCGTGATGCGTTTCACCACGTTACGGGAAACTTGGCGTTTGGGGATAGCGATGGCTTTGAAAGTGATCATTCTTTACCCTTTGATTCATGTATTCTACCCACAGGTATCTAATGAAAGATTGATTTTAGGGGCTTTGTTGGACATGATGACGACTACCGTGGTGTTGGTTTCCGTGCGAGTGGTGTTAGTGAGCCTGTATGACTTTTTGAAAGTTCGTTTGCATGGAGAACAAAAGCGGGTGTTGATCTTCGGAATGGATGATTGTTCTGCCTCGCTCAGTACGGCAGTTTCTAACAGTTTCCTGCCATCTTACAAGGTAACCGGGTATTTGACTATCGGAAAAAGATATAAGCATTACCGATTATCCGGTGAATCAGTATACTTTATCACGGGAGAAGAAGGATTTAACCGCTTGGTAAAGCGTTTACGGGTGGATGGAATCGTGTTCCCGAATTATCGGACCGCTCAGGAGGAACAAAAACGATTGGTGCATTATTGTCAGAAATTGGGGTTGGAAATGTTGGTACTGCCTTCCGTGGAGGAGATGAGTGACGGGCAGTTGCCGCGTCCGCAAATGAAGGAAATCCGTTTGGAGGAATTGCTTGGGCGTGACGAGATAAAGATTAACATGAAGGAGATTGCGGAAGGATTGGAAGGGAAAGTCGTTATGGTTACAGGTGCAGCCGGTTCTATCGGGAGTGAGTTATGTCGTCAATTGACACGTTTTAATATCAAGCAATTGATATTTCTGGATTCAGCTGAAACTCCAATGCATAATATCCAGTTGGAATTTACGGATAAGTTTCCGAATACTTCTTTTGTGCCTGTGATCGGGGATGTGAGATCTCTTGATCGTATGGATTTTGTGTTCCGTAATTATCACCCTCAAGTGGTATTTCATGCGGCAGCTTACAAGCACGTGCCCTTGATGGAATCGAATCCCTGTGAAGCCGTGCGGGTAAACGTGTTTGGGACGATGAATGTTGCGGATCATGCCGTGAAGTATGGGGTGGAGCGGTTTGTTATGGTTTCCACGGATAAGGCGGTTAACCCGACGAATATCATGGGAGCCTCTAAACGTTTGGCCGAGATATATGTACAAAGTTTAAGTGTGGCTATTCGGGATGGGTTACAAGTAGGAACTACTCGTTTTATCACGACGCGTTTTGGGAACGTGTTGGGATCTAACGGTTCGGTAATTCCGAGATTCCGTGAACAGATTCGCAACGGGGGACCTGTTACGGTGACTCATCCGGATATTATTCGTTATTTCATGACGATCCCGGAAGCTTGTCGTTTGGTGATGGAAGCCGGAACGATGGGGATGGGAGGTGAGATTTATATTTTCGAGATGGGACGTCCCGTGAAGATTGCCGATATGGCAAGACGGATGATTGAATTATCGGGATTTGATCCGGATAAGGAGATTTCCATTATCTACACGGGGTTGAGACCGGGAGAGAAGTTATACGAAGAGTTGTTAAGTAACAAGGAGAACACCTTGCCGACAGCTCATACCAAAATTCGGGTAGCGAAAGTACGGGAGTATAATTATTTTGATGTAGTAAATGAATTGAATAAATTGAATGAATTGGCTGCTAGGGTAAATATCCCGGAGATGGTGAAGATGATGAAGGATATTGTACCTGAGTTTGTCAGTCGAAATTCTGAATTCGAAAAATATGATAAAGAGTCCGTGAGTTGA
- the rfbC gene encoding dTDP-4-dehydrorhamnose 3,5-epimerase: MKVIETEIEGVFMLEPWVFGDDRGYFFESFSLKHFEEKVSKTVFVQDNESKSKYGVLRGLHYQLPPYTQAKLVRVVKGRVLDVAVDIRKGSPTFGKYVAVELSEENKLQFFLPKGFAHGFAVLSEEAIFQYKCDEYYAPDHEGAICYNDPDLGIDWRLPLEDIILSEKDKKHPRLRDAVLL; this comes from the coding sequence ATGAAGGTTATTGAGACTGAAATAGAAGGTGTTTTTATGCTTGAACCGTGGGTGTTCGGTGATGATCGGGGATATTTCTTCGAAAGTTTTTCTTTAAAACATTTTGAAGAGAAGGTAAGTAAAACGGTGTTTGTGCAGGATAATGAATCTAAATCTAAATATGGTGTTTTACGGGGTTTGCATTATCAATTACCTCCATATACGCAGGCAAAACTGGTGAGAGTGGTGAAAGGTCGTGTTTTGGATGTTGCCGTGGATATTCGTAAAGGTTCACCGACTTTCGGGAAGTATGTTGCCGTGGAGCTGAGTGAAGAGAATAAATTGCAATTTTTCTTACCTAAGGGGTTTGCGCATGGATTTGCGGTTTTGAGTGAGGAGGCGATATTTCAGTACAAGTGTGACGAGTATTATGCTCCGGATCATGAAGGTGCGATTTGTTACAATGATCCTGATTTAGGAATAGATTGGAGATTACCGTTAGAGGATATTATATTGTCGGAGAAGGATAAAAAGCATCCGAGGTTGCGGGATGCGGTATTGTTGTAA
- the rfbB gene encoding dTDP-glucose 4,6-dehydratase, which translates to MKNLLITGGAGFIGSHLVRLMVNKYPEYRIVNLDKLTYAGNLANLKDIENMSNYKFVKADICDFEKMREVFAEYEIDGVIHLAAESHVDRSIKDPFSFAQTNVMGTLSLLQAAKLAWEGDFDGKLFYHVSTDEVYGSLQPNGGFFVETTKYDPHSPYSASKASSDHFVRAYHDTYGLPVKISNCSNNYGTYQFPEKLIPLFINNIRHNKPLPVYGTGENVRDWLFVEDHARAIDLIFHKGKVGDTYNIGGFNEWKNIDLIKVMIKVTDRLLGRPEGTSEKLITYVTDRAGHDLRYAIDSTKLHEELGWEPSLQFEEGIEKTVKWYLENQDWLDNVTSGEYMKYYESMYNL; encoded by the coding sequence ATGAAAAATTTATTAATCACTGGCGGGGCCGGATTTATCGGTTCGCATCTGGTTCGGCTAATGGTAAACAAGTATCCGGAATATCGTATTGTCAATTTAGATAAGTTGACTTACGCGGGTAATTTAGCGAATTTGAAAGATATTGAGAATATGTCGAATTACAAGTTCGTGAAAGCGGATATTTGTGACTTCGAGAAAATGCGTGAGGTTTTTGCCGAATATGAAATAGATGGGGTAATCCATTTGGCTGCAGAGAGTCACGTGGATCGATCTATCAAAGATCCGTTTTCTTTTGCCCAGACAAACGTAATGGGAACGTTAAGCTTGTTGCAAGCAGCTAAATTGGCTTGGGAGGGTGATTTTGACGGAAAACTGTTTTATCATGTTTCAACGGATGAAGTGTATGGTTCTTTGCAACCGAATGGAGGTTTCTTTGTGGAGACTACAAAATACGATCCTCATTCTCCCTATTCGGCATCGAAAGCCTCTTCAGATCATTTCGTGAGAGCTTATCATGACACTTACGGTTTACCCGTGAAAATTTCTAATTGTTCTAACAATTACGGAACTTACCAGTTCCCGGAGAAGTTAATCCCGTTGTTTATAAACAATATTCGTCATAATAAACCACTTCCTGTGTATGGAACAGGAGAGAACGTGAGGGATTGGTTGTTCGTGGAGGATCATGCACGGGCAATTGATTTGATATTCCATAAAGGTAAAGTGGGGGACACTTACAATATAGGTGGGTTTAACGAATGGAAGAATATTGATCTGATCAAGGTCATGATCAAGGTTACTGACCGTTTATTAGGCCGTCCGGAAGGGACCTCCGAGAAACTGATCACGTATGTAACAGACCGGGCCGGGCACGATTTGCGTTATGCTATTGATTCCACTAAATTGCATGAAGAGTTGGGTTGGGAGCCTTCTTTGCAGTTCGAGGAGGGGATTGAAAAAACGGTAAAATGGTATTTGGAGAATCAGGATTGGTTGGATAACGTGACGAGTGGGGAATACATGAAGTATTACGAATCAATGTATAATCTGTAA
- the rfbA gene encoding glucose-1-phosphate thymidylyltransferase RfbA, translated as MKGIVLAGGSGTRLYPITKGVSKQLLPIYDKPMVYYPISVLMLAGIKDILIISTPQDLPGFERLLGDGSDYGVHFTYAEQPSPDGLAQAFIIGEEFIGNDSVCLVLGDNIFYGQHFTGMLLDAVKAAEGEDKATVFGYWVNDPERYGVAEFDQDGNVLSIEEKPKNPKSNYAVVGLYFYPNEVVRVAKEIKPSARGELEITSVNQTFLEAGDLKVQLLGRGFAWLDTGTHDSLAEASNFVEVIEKRQGLKIACLEEIAYMKGWIDAERLRAVAQPMIKNQYGQYLLKLLQ; from the coding sequence ATGAAAGGAATTGTATTAGCCGGTGGATCCGGGACCAGGTTATATCCAATTACGAAAGGCGTATCAAAGCAGTTATTGCCGATATATGATAAGCCAATGGTATATTATCCCATTTCAGTATTAATGCTGGCGGGAATCAAGGATATTTTAATTATTTCAACCCCGCAGGATTTGCCGGGGTTCGAGCGTTTGCTCGGTGATGGCTCCGATTACGGGGTTCATTTCACGTATGCGGAACAGCCAAGCCCAGATGGGTTAGCACAAGCATTTATTATCGGGGAGGAGTTTATTGGAAATGATTCGGTTTGCTTGGTGTTGGGGGATAATATTTTTTATGGACAGCATTTTACAGGAATGTTGTTAGATGCCGTGAAAGCCGCGGAAGGGGAGGATAAAGCAACTGTTTTTGGTTATTGGGTAAATGATCCTGAACGTTACGGAGTGGCCGAATTCGATCAAGACGGGAATGTGCTGAGTATTGAAGAAAAACCGAAGAATCCGAAATCGAATTATGCCGTGGTCGGGTTGTATTTTTATCCGAACGAAGTGGTTCGTGTTGCTAAAGAGATAAAACCGTCCGCTCGTGGGGAGTTGGAAATTACTTCTGTGAATCAGACCTTTTTGGAGGCTGGTGATTTAAAAGTTCAGTTGTTGGGACGTGGATTTGCTTGGTTGGATACAGGAACTCATGATTCATTGGCTGAAGCTTCTAATTTTGTAGAAGTTATCGAAAAACGTCAAGGGCTGAAGATTGCTTGTTTGGAGGAGATTGCTTATATGAAGGGATGGATAGATGCGGAGCGTTTGAGGGCTGTGGCTCAACCGATGATCAAAAACCAGTATGGACAGTATTTATTGAAATTACTGCAGTAA
- a CDS encoding nucleotide sugar dehydrogenase — MYNKLLNKKAKLALVGLGYVGLPIALEFAKKISVIGFDINEERLAKMRKKIDPCNELGPEAFENSDIYFTSSVDELREASFFIVAVPTPIDKFNQPDLKPLLAASRTVGMALKKGDYVVYESTVYPGCTEEDCVPVLEEVSGLKVGIDFKIGYSPERINPGDKVHTLANTVKIVSGCDAETLETVAKVYELVVKPGVHRAPNIKVAEAGKIIENTQRDVNIALMNELSIIFSRIGINTYDVLEAAGTKWNFLKFYPGLVGGHCIGVDPYYLVHKAKELKYHPQMINAGRFVNDSMGGYIAKKIVKKMIGMGKNILGARVLVMGVTFKEDVSDIRNSKVVDIVNELKDFGVDVDVTDPNADSEEVMHEYGFKLIEKPRANYDAVIVAVAHKEYMELDEEYFRGLTYEHAVLGDIKGIYRGKIHLMKYWSL; from the coding sequence ATGTATAATAAGTTATTAAATAAAAAGGCAAAGTTGGCATTAGTCGGGTTGGGGTATGTCGGGTTACCGATAGCACTAGAGTTTGCCAAGAAGATTTCCGTGATCGGTTTTGATATTAACGAGGAACGGTTGGCAAAGATGAGAAAGAAAATCGACCCGTGTAATGAGTTGGGGCCGGAAGCATTTGAGAATAGTGATATTTATTTTACTTCTTCCGTGGATGAGTTACGGGAAGCGTCGTTTTTTATTGTGGCGGTTCCGACCCCGATAGATAAGTTTAATCAACCGGATTTGAAACCCCTGCTGGCGGCATCCCGCACGGTGGGAATGGCCTTAAAGAAGGGAGATTACGTAGTTTATGAATCTACGGTCTATCCGGGTTGTACGGAAGAAGATTGTGTCCCGGTGTTGGAAGAGGTTTCCGGACTGAAAGTTGGAATTGATTTTAAGATCGGTTATTCTCCGGAACGTATTAATCCGGGCGACAAGGTTCATACGTTGGCTAACACGGTAAAGATTGTTTCAGGATGTGATGCAGAGACTTTGGAAACGGTGGCTAAGGTTTACGAGTTAGTAGTGAAACCGGGAGTACATCGGGCTCCGAATATTAAGGTGGCCGAGGCCGGGAAGATTATTGAAAATACACAACGGGATGTGAATATAGCTCTGATGAACGAGTTATCCATTATTTTCAGTCGTATTGGTATCAACACGTATGACGTGCTGGAGGCCGCGGGGACGAAATGGAATTTCTTGAAGTTTTATCCCGGTTTAGTGGGAGGACATTGCATCGGGGTGGATCCCTATTACTTGGTGCATAAGGCAAAAGAGCTGAAGTATCATCCGCAAATGATTAATGCCGGACGGTTTGTAAATGATTCGATGGGAGGATATATAGCCAAGAAGATTGTGAAGAAGATGATCGGGATGGGAAAGAATATCTTGGGCGCTCGAGTGTTGGTTATGGGGGTTACGTTTAAAGAGGATGTATCGGATATTCGGAATTCGAAAGTCGTGGATATAGTGAACGAGTTGAAAGATTTTGGTGTGGATGTAGATGTTACGGACCCGAATGCAGATTCCGAAGAAGTGATGCATGAATACGGTTTTAAGTTGATCGAGAAGCCCCGGGCAAATTATGATGCTGTCATCGTGGCAGTAGCGCATAAGGAGTACATGGAGCTGGACGAGGAGTATTTCCGTGGATTGACATACGAACACGCTGTATTGGGAGATATAAAAGGAATTTACAGGGGGAAAATTCACCTGATGAAATACTGGAGCCTATAA
- a CDS encoding WbuC family cupin fold metalloprotein, translating into MKIIDNGLLDEVSRQAAESPRLRMNYNFHDTLEANAQRLLNALEPGTELPVHRHCFTAETYIVLRGEINVFFYDDDKRVTESVTLNPLKGEYGIHIPAGQWHTLEVVEKGTVIFEVKDGPYRPLGPEDRLD; encoded by the coding sequence ATGAAGATTATTGATAATGGGTTGTTAGATGAGGTTTCTCGGCAGGCCGCAGAGAGTCCGCGTTTGAGGATGAATTATAATTTTCACGATACGTTGGAGGCTAATGCTCAACGCTTGTTGAATGCTTTGGAGCCGGGGACTGAATTACCTGTACATAGACATTGTTTTACCGCGGAGACTTATATCGTGCTGCGCGGTGAAATTAACGTGTTTTTTTATGATGATGACAAGCGGGTGACCGAGTCCGTGACCTTGAATCCGTTGAAAGGTGAATATGGTATTCATATACCTGCCGGGCAATGGCACACGTTGGAAGTCGTGGAGAAAGGAACCGTGATTTTTGAAGTGAAAGATGGGCCGTACCGTCCGTTGGGACCGGAAGATAGACTTGATTAA